Proteins from a genomic interval of Lemur catta isolate mLemCat1 chromosome 17, mLemCat1.pri, whole genome shotgun sequence:
- the RAE1 gene encoding mRNA export factor, which translates to MSLFGTTSGFGTGGTSMFGSTTTDNHNPMKDIEVTSSPDDSIGCLSFSPPTLPGNFLIAGSWANDVRCWEVQDNGQTIPKAQQMHTGPVLDVCWSDDGSKVFTASCDKTAKMWDLNSNQAIQIAQHDAPVKTIHWIKAPNYSCVMTGSWDKTLKFWDTRSSNPMMVLQLPERCYCADVIYPMAVVATAERGLIVYQLENQPSEFRRIESPLKHQHRCVAIFKDKQNKPTGFALGSIEGRVAIHYINPPNPAKDNFTFKCHRSNGTNTSAPQDIYAVNGIAFHPVHGTLATVGSDGRFSFWDKDARTKLKTSEQLDQPISACCFNHNGNIFAYASSYDWSKGHEFYNPQKKNYIFLRNAAEELKPRNKK; encoded by the exons ATGAGTCTGTTTGGAACAACCTCGGGTTTTGGAACTGGTGGAACCAGCATGTTTGGCAGCACAACCACAGATAATCACAACCCTATGAAG GATATTGAAGTAACATCTTCTCCTGATGATAGCATTGGTTGTCTATCTTTTAGCCCACCAACCTTGCCTGGGAACTTTCTTATTGCAGGATCGTGGGCTAATGAT GTTCGCTGCTGGGAAGTTCAAGACAATGGACAAACCATTCCAAAAGCCCAGCAGATGCACACCGGGCCTGTGCTAGATGTCTGCTGGAGTGAC gatgGGAGCAAAGTATTTACAGCATCGTGTGATAAAACTGCTAAAATGTGGGACCTCAACAGTAATCAAGCAATACAGATTGCGCAG CATGATGCTCCTGTTAAGACCATACATTGGATCAAAGCTCCGAACTACAGCTGTGTGATGACTGGGAGCTGGGATAAGACTTTAAAG ttttggGATACTCGATCATCAAATCCTATGATGGTTTTGCAACTCCCTGAAAGGTGTTACTGTGCTGATGTG ATATACCCTATGGCCGTGGTGGCGACTGCAGAGAGGGGCCTCATTGTCTATCAGTTAGAGAATCAACCCTCTGAGTTCAGGAGGATAGAATCTCCATTGAAACATCAG CATCGATGTGTagctatttttaaagacaaacagAACAAACCAACTGGTTTTGCCCTGGGAAGTATCGAGGGGAGAGTTGCTATTCACTACATCAACCCCCCAAATCC TGCCAAAGATAACTTTACCTTTAAATGTCATCGATCTAACGGAACCAACACTTCAGCTCCTCAAGACATCTATGCG GTAAATGGAATCGCATTCCATCCTGTTCACGGCACCCTTGCAACTGTGGGGTCTGATGGTAGATTCAGCTTCTGGGACAAAGATGCcagaacaaaactaaaaacttcaGAACAGTTAGATCAACCGATATCGGCTTGCTGCTTCAATCACAATGGAAACATATTTGCGTATGCTTCCAGCTATGACTGGTCAAAG ggaCATGAGTTTTATAATccccaaaagaaaaattacattttcctaCGTAATGCAGCAGAAGAGCTAAAACCCAGGAATAAGAAGTAG